The Antechinus flavipes isolate AdamAnt ecotype Samford, QLD, Australia chromosome 4, AdamAnt_v2, whole genome shotgun sequence genomic interval AGCTCTCTACTATACTATAGTGTTTCTCAATGAGTAGAGAAGTAAAAGATAAAGCTCAGATCAAATTAGGGTTCTTGTAAGAAGTTCTGGTGAAAAATTTGGTGTTTTTGTACCCTTTGGGGAACTTCCACAACCTATATTCAATTAATTTCTGATCATGAAAGAACTAATAAGCATTATTAGCTGCCTACTGAAGTAGACAGATtgccttttttctacttctaagctatttgaagagtcagaaatgacagAAAATCAGATGGCAAATTGAATGGAATGCATAGCCACACCCATGCAAGAAAAGTCCTGGCCATGCAAAATAAGTGCCATCTCCCCCAACAACTGAGCTTGGACAACCTCATCCACATCAACTATCCCCCAAACTAAGGCACCAGCAAGCTCAGCTCAGATGTGCACACTTTAGATGGTAAAATGGCTTACCTAGATGGTAAGATATAGCTTTCCCCAACTTTATCAAAAATCCCTAAgacttctacttttctttctccttcctcttggCCTAGTCTAGCTCCTGACATGAGAACTCACTGAGCCGAAGGGAGCCAGCCAGGCCCCGGATCACTGTGATGGGGTTCCTCGGATCTGTGCAGAACTGAAGCAGCACTGGGGAGAAGGCATCCCGTTTGCTCTCCAGCTGAAGACAGGAGAATtgggaaaatgagagaattaataCAATGCCACTATTTGCAGAATGCTTACTACATTCCTACCCTACTCAGGCAAATTTCCCATTCATAATATTTAAGCCAAGTTAAGGCTGTCACCTTCAATCCATCACCCTCTGTAAGGGAACCCATAGGGACAAGAAGATTTTCCCCAATTCTGTTATCtttaacaaaagagaaagtgaagacATACAAAATCTCATCAATCCTGGAATTAAATACCATTTCTTTAGATGTTACAGCAATTTAGGTGTAGGCCCTTCTCTACTCTTACACTTCATAAATACTTTCACTGGGAAAGACAGAAACATACGTAGATGCTGGGTGTGGGGGGATTGAGTTTTTCCCTTGGCAGCTTCTCTTCAGAGTTGATCTGAGGCTTAACAGATTGGGCAGGTGATAAGTAGGACTCTCGAAACTTTCCTTTCACCTTTGCATTCctgtggaaagaagagaaaaaaaagtggcaTGGTAAATCCACATAGCTATTGAAGGAGACTAAAATTCCATTTACATACTGAGAACATCATGAGTGGTTCTGTTATATACCCAAACCAATTAGTACCACAATGTGGTAAAGTGGGAAAATTGTGGTAGCCACTGGAGTCTGCTCTGAAACTTTGTCATGATAATATCATTGTGATCAAGTCACATGAGTCACATTGTtataatggaataataaataACACATGAACTATCTCCTTAAGAGATCTGTTGTGAAACATTCTAATATAAAATTCTTGCAATTTCGTGTTAGTTTGTGAATCTGTACGGTGTATGTGATTACTTCCACACATCATTTTATGACATTCTGATCTCTCAATGTATCATTTTAGGGATTTGAGGTTGTCTCTAAAGCTTCGCTGTTTAAAATCTAAATGAATTGGACAGAGCTTGCCTGTTTCACATGAGCAATGGGAATAGACCTGGCAGATTCTACAATGGGCTattattgatctctttttttttttttccagaaaaattttcatttccagaAAAGCAGACAATACTCCTCATGACACTTAATCTTGATACCTCAATGCAAGAAAACCCATCCCCTCACTCTGCCCAATGCAAATCAGCAACACAAGAGCCTACTCTGCTCCTTCTCTGAAGATGGGGCCAAGGAGTGAGTTACTTACTTGCTGGCCCGTACCACATCGGCAGCACAGTGCCCAATGGTAAGGTCAGCCATACTCAGCCGCCGTTCTTCCACCTCAGAGGCCATGAATGTCTCCTTGTCACCACTCTCCACCTTGATAAGCCGAATCTTTAGCTCCTTGGGCGGTCCCTCACTCAGAGACCGGAGCTTCAGCATGTCAGCTGGACTCACACTGGGTGGGCCTGGAGTCTCTTCCCGGGCTTTATGCCGTGTCTCACTTCCAGGGACTGGTGCTGGTGTAGGGGCAGGTGAGGGTGGGAGAGGAGGAGCAGTTGTAGCAGGGGGCACAGGAGTAGGCAGCTTGACTTTGGCAGCACCACCAGCCTCAGGTTTGGCTTTCTCCCGTCCTTGGATCTCCTTGCTTTGTAGGTCCAGGTTTCCTAGCACCTGTCGGTTCTTCTCCTTGTGCACCTTACCCTCCCGATGCCGACGTCCACCATCCTTGCATCCTCGCCGGTGCCGCCTATGTTCCTTCTCTTTCCGCTTGCTACACCCAGGCCCAGCACCACTTTCTTCCTTGGGCCTCGGTGGTGGTGGTCGCTCCCCTCCACTTTCTACTGGCTCCCCTGTGCCCCTGCCCACCCTTTCCACCAGTGTCTCACAAGCCCGACTGATCTCTTCTAGTACCTCTGACTCAGAGCGGGGTGGGGGTAGCATAACCCCTAGccgtggtggtggtggtgggagtgACTGGGCTGGGGGAGGCCCAGATGGCTCCTCACCCCCTCCTTGCTCCTGGGCCCATGGCCCGCTTGAGGTAGAAAATTGAGATGATGAAGAGACCTGCAGCTGCAGGGGGCACAGGAGGTTCGTGGCTGCCATTGCAGGTGGGGTAGGGATAGCAcctgatgggggtgggggagaatacTGAGAGGGAGAGGTCACAGCCTGGGCAGCCCCTGCCCCAGCCCCTTGGTAAGAGTATTTCTGCCCATCCAGCACGTTGGCCAGAGATTTTAGCAAAGTGGCTGGACCAGCTTGTGTCGATGGTGACGGTGGTGGTGGCAGCGGTTGAAGAGGTGGGGGGAATTTTGCTAGTGGTGGAGGAGGGGGCAACGCTGGTGGTGGTGTCTTCTCTTCCTTGTGGGGGAAAGAGGGCTGCAGTGGGGCAAAGGGCTCCTTCAGGGGTGCCAGAGCTCCCCCACTGGCCTCTcgctgttgctgctgttgctctTCCTCCTTTTGGATAGATTCATCTAGCATCTTCATAATATTGGCCAGCCCATCAGGCAGGATCTTAAACTCTGCCGGCTCCTCAAATTGGTCCTCCAGGGGTGTCGAAGGAAAATCAAACAGTCGAGGGCTCTGGCTGGGAAGCTCCCCACCACCTCCAGGGGGTTGGGGCTGCTGGGCATTGCTCAGGGGCCCAGGAGGTGGCCCCCGCCCCACCTCTGTGGTCTTTGGGAAGGAGACCCTGGGCCGGGGGCTCTCCGGGCGCCTGAAGCTTCCTGAGGTATTTTGGTGGCAGGGTGGGGTGGTAGGTTGGGGAACTGGAAGTGGCAAGGGAGTGACAGGAGGGGCTGGAGGGCTCAGAGAAGGGCTTGGGGGATGGGTATCTAAACCCCGGGAAAGgaatgagggagggggaaagggcaCAGGCCCCACTtggctgctgttgctgttgctggtggtgatggtggtgggggTGGTGGGGTTGGTGTGCGAATCCTGAGTGCCCACGGGGAAATGGGGTGAGAGAGTCCCCAAGAAGCCCTcgtggtgggggaggggaagtggTAGTGGAGGAGGAGGTAGGGGAGGTGGAGTGGGGCAAGGGCCCTTCGCTCCAAAGAGGAGCTCCTCCAAAGGATCTCCTTCTTCTCGACCCATAGCTACAGCCCCTCTGCCTGCTTGGCAGGCAGGGCCCTCCAGCCATGAGGATGGGGGTGCTGGGTGGAGAAGACGGGGACAGGGTGGTGGTGGGGTGGCAGGGCTGGGCAGGAGGGGTGGGCCCGGTGGGAGAGGCAGGGGTGGGGCAGCGGCGGTGGGGGCAGGGGGGAAAGATTTCCGACTGCTATGTGCCGATGGCCCCAGGCGGCTCTCATGGGAAGTAGCCTCTAGCCCTGGAGTTTGATAACAGTCAGAGCcctgcaaaaaagaaaacaggagagtAATAGAGAACAAGCTCCAAGCTTTCAGAGACTGCCAGAGCTCTATGCTTCCTTTCCTATATGATCTCCCTGCTTTAAGCATCTCTTCCAATTTTGTCTTTTCAActcttaaaaattttctttacattcatTCAGAGTTCTACTCCTCCCTCAGgctccattttccttcttttgtgtcACTTACAAGGCCTGGGCTCTGTTCTGTGCCCCGGAGGCCGGTGCTGCTACTGCTGGTGGTAGTGGTGCCGGGGACGCCAGGGGGCCGGGAAGGGGCATAAGGCACGCAGGCGGTGGTTGCTGCTGGTGAAACGCTGGAGTCCATCCGCGACCTCTGAACTCTGCTctctctaaggtcacttccaggGGAATGGGGGACAGGTGGGCAGCCATGGCTCTCTGCTCCTGGGGGATGGGGGCCCAGAGGGGCCGTAGGGACTGACCGATGGCCAGGGGGGTGCGAAGCATAGGAAGGAGTGGGGTATGGAAATGGAAGGGGAACTGAGTGCCGCTGCTCCTGTTGAAGAGTAAAAAAGCATGATTTGTGAGGGAACAATTTAGGCAGGAATAGGGTCATGAACTGGAGCCACTGAgcataaaaagaaacaagaaagaccCTTATATATTGTCAGAGATCTATGGTTAGGCAAATGGGGTTGCACGAATATGAAAACTCACAGGATATCCAGAAATGATGAAAGgctaaaattaataaaatttagacTGAACTAAAATGACAGTGAAGAAACCATACATAATGCAGTCCTCAAGATCAGGGTCTAACAGGACTCTGCAGCTCCTGAGATTTAGCAGTAGATCCAGATGGTGAAGAGATCAATTTACCTGACGTTCTGGAGGGGCAGAACCTTTGCACTCAGTGCCCCAGGCCTCTCCATGCAATGGGCTCCATAGCCCAGGCTTCGATAGCTGGAAGGGGGGATTTGTAGCTAGGCCTGGCAGTGGAGGTGGCAATGGTGGTAACCCTGGAGGAGGACCAGTCTGGAGAGAATGGGAAGGAAATCAGGGGGACTTAAGCTCAGAGACTTCCCCCTTTACCCTAAAGCCCTGTAGCAGCATTCTGTGCTGTTTTCCTAAGGTCTTAATATTAAGGGGTACCTGATCAGGGCCACAGCCCCTCCTACGTTTGCCTCCAGGGCTAAGGCTCTCATCAGCAGGGCCAGGAGTAGCCACGGGAGGCACAGGTTGTACCACAGGAGTTTCTGCTGCTCGTTTTACTGGGGGACCCCCACGCTTTGTCCCATAGCTTCGCTTGTgctgagaaggggaaaaagaagaacgTTCACCCACAATAGTGTATAGTAGGTCTGTTTTGCCTACCACCACTCTGTATTCTGCCAGATTCCCTCTATCCCCTAAACATGCTATTCTCCTTCTCCTACCTCAAGATGTAGAAGGTTCCATACTTGTTCAAGGGGTGGCAGAACCTTAGCCCGATGCTGAGAAGAGCCTGTGTGAAAATTCCAGATCTGGGCCTAGTCACAAAAGAAAACCAGAGAA includes:
- the KDM6B gene encoding lysine-specific demethylase 6B, producing the protein MHRAVDPPGARAAREPFTLGGLSCAGTWSSCPPHPPPRAWLPGGRCSASIGQPQLPAHLPPAHGSGIGYPSKSYYPPGTPNPRPLHGKLESLHGWVQALLRDPAQPGLWEQLGQLYESEQDGEEAMRCYHSAARYGGGYAELGLRIGRLQQAQIWNFHTGSSQHRAKVLPPLEQVWNLLHLEHKRSYGTKRGGPPVKRAAETPVVQPVPPVATPGPADESLSPGGKRRRGCGPDQTGPPPGLPPLPPPLPGLATNPPFQLSKPGLWSPLHGEAWGTECKGSAPPERQEQRHSVPLPFPYPTPSYASHPPGHRSVPTAPLGPHPPGAESHGCPPVPHSPGSDLRESRVQRSRMDSSVSPAATTACVPYAPSRPPGVPGTTTTSSSSTGLRGTEQSPGLGSDCYQTPGLEATSHESRLGPSAHSSRKSFPPAPTAAAPPLPLPPGPPLLPSPATPPPPCPRLLHPAPPSSWLEGPACQAGRGAVAMGREEGDPLEELLFGAKGPCPTPPPLPPPPLPLPLPHHEGFLGTLSPHFPVGTQDSHTNPTTPTTITTSNSNSSQVGPVPFPPPSFLSRGLDTHPPSPSLSPPAPPVTPLPLPVPQPTTPPCHQNTSGSFRRPESPRPRVSFPKTTEVGRGPPPGPLSNAQQPQPPGGGGELPSQSPRLFDFPSTPLEDQFEEPAEFKILPDGLANIMKMLDESIQKEEEQQQQQREASGGALAPLKEPFAPLQPSFPHKEEKTPPPALPPPPPLAKFPPPLQPLPPPPSPSTQAGPATLLKSLANVLDGQKYSYQGAGAGAAQAVTSPSQYSPPPPSGAIPTPPAMAATNLLCPLQLQVSSSSQFSTSSGPWAQEQGGGEEPSGPPPAQSLPPPPPRLGVMLPPPRSESEVLEEISRACETLVERVGRGTGEPVESGGERPPPPRPKEESGAGPGCSKRKEKEHRRHRRGCKDGGRRHREGKVHKEKNRQVLGNLDLQSKEIQGREKAKPEAGGAAKVKLPTPVPPATTAPPLPPSPAPTPAPVPGSETRHKAREETPGPPSVSPADMLKLRSLSEGPPKELKIRLIKVESGDKETFMASEVEERRLSMADLTIGHCAADVVRASKNAKVKGKFRESYLSPAQSVKPQINSEEKLPREKLNPPTPSIYLESKRDAFSPVLLQFCTDPRNPITVIRGLAGSLRLNLGLFSTKTLVEASGEHAVEVRTQVQQPSDENWDLSGTRQIWPCESSRSHTTIAKYAQYQASSFQESLQEEKESEDETEEPDSTTETPPSNNPDQKTHHIIKFGTNIDLSDAKRWKPQLQELLKLPAFMRVTSTGNMLSHVGHTILGMNTVQLYMKVPGSRTPGHQENNNFCSVNINIGPGDCEWFAVHEHYWETISAFCDRHGVDYLTGSWWPILDDLYASNIPVYRFVQRPGDLVWINAGTVHWVQATGWCNNIAWNVGPLTAYQYQLALERYEWNEVKNVKSIVPMIHVSWNVARTVKVSDPDLFKMIKFCLLQSMKHCQVQRESLVRAGKKIAYQGRVKDEPAYYCNECDVEVFNILFVTSENGSRNTYLVHCESCARRRSGGLQGVVVLEQYRTEELAQAYDAFTLAGSSNSR